One window of the Nocardia huaxiensis genome contains the following:
- a CDS encoding polysaccharide lyase: MSTTTTIGALFASLLVACSPGPPPSPRTFVGDYETGNFNQWAYCQNIVVTSGPCADYTNADSMSIVTDIVRQGHYAARFEVDQGDTPGRLCCGDRAEVSGEDATQADEGDERWYQWSTRFDTVFPAGTGWSVVSQWHANEDGSPPLAIAAGPTNVSENHWGVVISTWNGPGDPGPTYTPWSREITRDVWNDIKLHVKWSARDSDGYLELWVDGRRQTFDAAPCTGEIRCAVRTLMPDGGGVYFKQGYYRDPGIPGEGIVYHDGFSQSATEAGLEPLS, encoded by the coding sequence GTGAGCACGACCACCACGATCGGCGCCCTGTTCGCGTCGCTCCTGGTGGCCTGCTCGCCCGGCCCGCCTCCCAGCCCGCGCACCTTCGTCGGCGACTACGAGACCGGCAATTTCAACCAGTGGGCCTACTGCCAGAACATCGTAGTCACCAGCGGACCCTGCGCCGACTACACAAACGCCGACAGCATGTCGATCGTGACCGACATTGTCCGCCAAGGCCATTACGCCGCCCGCTTCGAAGTCGACCAGGGCGACACCCCCGGCCGCCTGTGCTGCGGCGACCGCGCCGAGGTGAGCGGCGAGGACGCCACGCAGGCCGATGAGGGCGACGAGCGCTGGTACCAGTGGAGCACCCGATTCGACACGGTCTTCCCGGCCGGCACCGGCTGGAGCGTCGTCTCCCAGTGGCATGCCAACGAGGACGGCTCCCCGCCGCTGGCCATTGCCGCCGGACCCACCAATGTCAGCGAAAACCACTGGGGCGTCGTCATTTCCACCTGGAATGGCCCCGGCGACCCCGGCCCCACGTACACCCCCTGGAGCCGCGAGATCACGCGCGATGTCTGGAACGACATCAAACTCCATGTGAAATGGTCGGCGCGGGACTCCGACGGCTACCTCGAGCTCTGGGTCGACGGCCGCCGCCAAACCTTCGACGCCGCGCCCTGTACGGGCGAAATTCGCTGTGCCGTCCGCACTCTCATGCCCGACGGCGGCGGCGTCTACTTCAAGCAGGGCTACTACCGAGACCCCGGCATCCCCGGCGAAGGCATCGTCTACCACGACGGCTTCTCCCAATCCGCTACCGAAGCGGGCCTCGAGCCACTGAGCTGA
- a CDS encoding NAD-dependent epimerase/dehydratase family protein — MTLPDQQTLSGNALNWQDTSVLVTGGAGFIGSHLVELLVEAGARVTVLDTFASGSRDNLTAVADAITLRETDIRDLDWAEYLTADPVDVVFHLAANAYVPPSVETPAVDCELNFNTTFRLLEALRVLRWPGRLVFASSAAVYGNSVRIPIREDDPTVPISPYGVGKLAAERYLAVFADLYDLNLASVRFFSAFGPRQRKQVVFDLLAKLDRDHERLFIHGDGTQVRDFLYVADAARSAMIVAEHAPLRGEAYNVGAGHEYTIDQLAKSLCSITGLTPLLDYSGANRPGDPEKLVVDISKLREIGYRPSVEFEQGLANTVAWYETLTGATWQ, encoded by the coding sequence ATGACATTGCCCGACCAGCAGACCCTGTCCGGAAATGCGCTGAACTGGCAAGATACCTCGGTGCTGGTGACCGGCGGCGCCGGTTTCATCGGCTCGCACCTGGTCGAGCTGCTCGTCGAGGCCGGTGCCCGGGTCACCGTCCTGGACACCTTCGCCTCCGGCAGCCGCGACAATCTCACCGCCGTCGCCGACGCGATCACCTTGCGCGAAACAGACATTCGCGACCTGGACTGGGCGGAGTACCTCACCGCCGACCCCGTCGACGTCGTCTTCCATCTCGCGGCCAATGCCTACGTGCCGCCCTCGGTGGAGACGCCCGCCGTCGACTGTGAACTCAATTTCAACACCACCTTCCGGCTCCTCGAAGCCCTGCGCGTGCTGCGGTGGCCCGGCCGTCTCGTCTTCGCCTCCAGCGCCGCCGTCTACGGCAATTCGGTCCGCATCCCCATCCGCGAGGACGACCCCACGGTCCCCATCTCCCCGTACGGCGTTGGCAAACTCGCCGCCGAGCGCTACCTCGCCGTCTTCGCCGACCTCTACGACCTCAACCTGGCCTCGGTCCGCTTCTTCTCCGCCTTCGGCCCGCGCCAGCGCAAACAGGTCGTCTTCGACCTGCTCGCCAAGCTCGACCGCGACCATGAACGCCTGTTCATCCACGGCGACGGCACCCAGGTCCGCGACTTCCTCTATGTCGCCGACGCCGCCCGCTCGGCCATGATCGTGGCCGAGCACGCGCCCCTGCGCGGCGAGGCGTACAACGTCGGCGCCGGTCACGAGTACACCATCGACCAGCTCGCCAAATCCCTGTGCAGCATCACAGGTTTGACCCCGCTGCTGGACTACAGTGGCGCCAACCGTCCCGGCGACCCGGAAAAGCTCGTGGTCGACATCTCGAAGCTGCGGGAGATCGGCTACCGGCCCAGCGTCGAATTCGAACAGGGCCTGGCGAACACTGTCGCATGGTACGAGACCCTGACCGGAGCCACCTGGCAGTGA
- a CDS encoding glycosyltransferase family 4 protein translates to MGLNVVMIATYPLEPGRIVGGIESVTATLVPALAARAEIDRITVLRFHTGETTVHTRREGPKVEVRYLRGQDRLAVATRSFLDVRQARKIIRELRPDVVHAQEIGSRGDIATQVFPRAVVTVHGLVHLETKLQARCRLKERVRYHLVEAMVRRVLRKAEVVISISGYDAKAVAGMVRGTHVNIANPTAAEFFALAPSGPTEQRLLFAGVLTERKNLEGLLHAFSLAVQQVPKARLIVAGPQPNAGYARAIRARATELGLDEHVEFVGLVDNDRLREEIALARAVVMFSHEETSPTILAQAMAAGKPVLSSRVGGIPEMITDGENGYLVEPQDAGALAQRMVTVLENPELAAELGARGHAMAREKFEPDAVARQTVETYLQVAAKY, encoded by the coding sequence GTGGGCCTGAACGTGGTCATGATCGCGACCTATCCGCTCGAGCCGGGCCGCATTGTCGGCGGGATCGAGTCCGTCACAGCCACTCTCGTGCCCGCCCTGGCCGCCCGCGCGGAGATCGACCGCATCACCGTGCTGCGCTTCCACACCGGGGAGACCACCGTGCACACGCGCCGGGAGGGTCCCAAGGTCGAGGTCCGGTACCTGCGCGGGCAGGACCGGCTGGCGGTGGCGACCCGCTCGTTCCTGGATGTGCGCCAGGCGCGCAAGATCATTCGCGAATTGCGCCCGGATGTGGTGCACGCGCAGGAGATCGGTTCGCGCGGCGATATCGCCACCCAGGTCTTCCCGCGCGCGGTCGTGACGGTGCACGGGCTCGTCCACCTGGAGACGAAACTCCAGGCGCGGTGCCGGCTCAAGGAACGCGTGCGGTACCACCTGGTCGAGGCCATGGTGCGGCGAGTGCTGCGCAAGGCCGAGGTGGTCATCTCCATTTCCGGCTACGACGCGAAAGCGGTCGCGGGCATGGTGCGCGGCACCCACGTGAACATCGCCAATCCGACGGCCGCGGAGTTCTTCGCGCTCGCCCCGTCCGGCCCCACCGAGCAGCGGCTGCTGTTCGCCGGCGTGCTCACCGAACGCAAGAACCTCGAAGGACTGCTGCACGCGTTTTCGCTTGCCGTGCAGCAGGTTCCGAAGGCACGGCTGATCGTGGCCGGCCCGCAGCCGAATGCCGGCTACGCGCGCGCCATTCGCGCTCGCGCCACCGAACTGGGCCTCGACGAGCACGTCGAATTCGTCGGCCTGGTCGACAATGATCGGCTGCGCGAGGAGATCGCACTGGCCCGCGCGGTGGTGATGTTCTCGCACGAGGAGACGTCGCCGACCATCCTCGCGCAGGCCATGGCCGCCGGGAAGCCGGTGTTGTCCTCCCGCGTCGGCGGCATCCCGGAGATGATCACCGACGGCGAGAACGGCTACCTCGTCGAACCGCAGGACGCCGGCGCGCTCGCGCAGCGCATGGTCACCGTCCTCGAAAACCCCGAACTCGCCGCCGAACTCGGCGCACGCGGGCATGCCATGGCCCGCGAGAAGTTCGAACCGGACGCGGTCGCACGGCAGACAGTCGAAACGTATCTCCAGGTCGCCGCGAAGTACTGA
- a CDS encoding GNAT family N-acetyltransferase has translation MPQHNAVTSGGLRRVRLGPVVVDGHQVALRNTRLSDFDQWRRIRLRDRKFIEPYWTTSALSWEQRHTRAWWIREYLRQRRARAMHRSLALSVLVDGEFAGQCNLSPIDPRNRSAELGIWLDSRHAGHGVGAVAGALIGDYAFRDLGLHRITAPVCVGNRAARHQVKLAGMSHEATMIRAISVNGQRRDHELWAVTADRAPAGGYLAALIAAGVGAQIPSDTGGSTRTSWAERWHDAVAASPATVLAVTAWYYLGAPFRPHETGSAAVALPPRLTVREGGGPPVILRKRTPPWQFRFTGRVRYDAFAADDALGWIGLDCRGQNVGLAIELDGQRSAESATALRRVVDYAFGRLGIERLETVVDPSDAAVTALASAGGLLREGVLTGARIDSAGTIHDVEVWGLTDDNHSAQTGPEG, from the coding sequence ATGCCGCAGCACAACGCGGTCACCAGTGGGGGCCTTCGCCGGGTTCGACTCGGCCCAGTAGTCGTCGACGGGCATCAGGTTGCCCTTCGCAACACCCGATTGTCGGATTTCGACCAATGGCGCCGAATCCGCTTGCGTGACCGCAAATTCATCGAACCGTACTGGACCACGTCCGCGCTCAGCTGGGAGCAGCGACATACCCGGGCCTGGTGGATCCGGGAGTACCTACGCCAGCGGCGGGCGCGTGCCATGCACCGCTCGCTGGCCCTGAGCGTGCTGGTGGACGGGGAATTCGCGGGCCAGTGCAATCTCTCGCCCATCGATCCGCGCAATCGCTCCGCCGAACTGGGCATCTGGCTGGATTCCCGGCATGCCGGACACGGGGTGGGTGCGGTCGCGGGTGCGCTCATCGGCGATTACGCCTTCCGGGATCTGGGGCTGCATCGCATTACCGCGCCGGTCTGCGTGGGCAATCGGGCCGCCCGGCATCAGGTGAAGCTCGCCGGAATGTCGCACGAGGCCACCATGATTCGCGCCATCAGCGTGAACGGGCAGCGGCGCGATCATGAACTCTGGGCCGTCACCGCCGACCGCGCCCCGGCCGGCGGCTACCTGGCCGCCCTGATCGCCGCGGGCGTGGGCGCGCAGATCCCCAGCGACACCGGTGGGTCCACCCGCACCTCCTGGGCCGAACGCTGGCACGACGCGGTGGCCGCCTCACCCGCGACGGTGCTGGCGGTGACAGCCTGGTACTACCTGGGCGCACCGTTCCGGCCGCACGAGACCGGCAGCGCAGCGGTCGCCCTGCCCCCGCGACTCACCGTCCGCGAGGGCGGCGGACCGCCGGTGATCTTGCGAAAACGCACCCCTCCCTGGCAATTCCGCTTCACCGGTCGGGTGCGCTACGACGCCTTCGCCGCCGACGACGCGCTCGGCTGGATCGGTCTCGACTGTCGTGGGCAGAATGTCGGGCTCGCCATCGAACTCGACGGCCAGCGGTCCGCCGAATCCGCCACCGCCCTGCGCCGCGTCGTCGACTACGCCTTCGGCCGGCTCGGCATCGAACGGCTCGAGACCGTGGTCGACCCGTCCGACGCGGCGGTCACCGCGCTCGCCTCGGCGGGCGGGCTGCTGCGCGAAGGAGTGCTCACCGGAGCCCGAATCGATTCCGCCGGAACCATTCACGATGTCGAGGTGTGGGGTCTGACCGACGACAACCACAGCGCGCAGACGGGTCCGGAGGGGTAG
- a CDS encoding polysaccharide pyruvyl transferase family protein, giving the protein MEAGLPCGGAGHRILIENSEYWLRNYGDLAMLDVTVRRLRERWPHARIGIMTESPALVAAYYPDAIGITVHDTDPWGRRRLAHPVFAALGPAVVGPPVLAWLRSRAWLRRQGIRAKDVVKKRLGRAAPEGAGAAVAAAASDTAAQTLGTAAETSGATSHASSTAQRVEADRPGAARAAREASLVLALGGGYITDADLPQAGRALDLLEYAWDAGVFAAMVGQGLGPMRNPGLRRRAGQVCVKLPLIALRERRRGPGLLDSLGVPSSVVTVTGDDAIELAVDARKDQLGNAIGVCLRVAGYSPVSAGAQSAVGVAVRAAATEKSVPLIPLIIAETPGSPDRATTVPLVRDSKHAERPVGRFIRASEVAEQVARCRVLVTGAYHLAVFALSQGIPVVGLTSTEYYDDKFLGLDDMFKGGVRLIHLNDPELAQRLPLAIREAWDEAEVLRDGLRARADEQAAASRQAFERLFELVEQRHAEHA; this is encoded by the coding sequence ATGGAAGCCGGACTGCCGTGCGGTGGTGCCGGGCACCGCATCCTGATCGAGAACAGTGAATATTGGCTTCGCAACTACGGCGACCTCGCCATGCTCGACGTCACGGTCCGGCGGTTGCGGGAGCGGTGGCCGCACGCGCGCATCGGCATCATGACCGAGTCGCCGGCGCTGGTCGCGGCCTACTACCCGGACGCGATCGGCATCACTGTGCACGACACCGACCCGTGGGGGCGGCGGCGACTCGCACACCCGGTGTTCGCGGCCCTGGGTCCGGCCGTGGTCGGCCCGCCGGTGCTGGCCTGGCTGCGATCCCGGGCTTGGCTTCGGAGACAAGGGATTCGAGCCAAGGACGTGGTGAAGAAGAGGCTCGGCCGGGCTGCTCCCGAAGGCGCGGGCGCAGCCGTGGCGGCCGCTGCATCGGACACCGCCGCACAGACACTCGGCACTGCCGCGGAGACTTCCGGTGCTACCTCGCACGCTTCGAGCACCGCCCAGCGGGTCGAAGCGGATCGGCCGGGCGCCGCGCGGGCGGCGCGTGAGGCGTCGCTGGTGCTCGCGCTCGGCGGGGGGTACATCACCGACGCCGATCTGCCGCAGGCCGGTCGGGCGCTGGATCTGCTCGAATATGCCTGGGACGCAGGGGTGTTCGCTGCCATGGTGGGGCAGGGGCTGGGGCCCATGCGCAATCCCGGACTGCGGCGGCGGGCCGGGCAGGTGTGTGTGAAGCTGCCGTTGATCGCGCTGCGGGAGCGGCGGCGCGGGCCGGGGCTGCTGGATTCGCTCGGGGTGCCCTCGAGTGTGGTGACCGTGACCGGTGACGATGCCATCGAGCTGGCTGTCGACGCGCGAAAAGATCAGTTGGGCAACGCGATCGGCGTCTGTTTGCGGGTGGCCGGGTATTCGCCGGTGTCGGCGGGGGCGCAGTCGGCGGTGGGGGTGGCGGTGCGGGCGGCGGCCACCGAGAAGAGCGTGCCGTTGATTCCGCTCATCATTGCCGAGACGCCGGGCTCGCCCGATCGGGCGACGACGGTGCCGCTGGTGCGTGACAGCAAACATGCGGAGCGACCGGTTGGTCGATTCATCCGGGCGAGCGAGGTCGCCGAGCAGGTGGCGCGGTGCCGCGTTCTCGTCACCGGTGCCTACCATCTCGCGGTTTTCGCGCTGAGCCAAGGGATTCCGGTCGTCGGGCTCACCTCGACCGAATATTACGACGACAAGTTCCTCGGCCTGGACGACATGTTCAAAGGCGGCGTCCGGCTGATCCACCTCAATGATCCGGAGCTGGCGCAGCGGCTGCCGCTGGCCATTCGCGAGGCGTGGGACGAGGCCGAGGTGCTCCGCGACGGACTGCGCGCGCGGGCCGACGAGCAGGCCGCCGCCAGCCGGCAGGCGTTCGAGCGCCTGTTCGAGCTGGTGGAACAGAGACACGCCGAACATGCTTAG
- a CDS encoding oligosaccharide flippase family protein produces MHRFDGNPPDRATVRAYDLIWRHIHDAPTEQLPIIDGPLPSGLGRVRSRAAEIARSDTGEFTPVGGQGVAESVAVATGMPGAEQDPSAERSLPGDRDLSRSAAHPAEKNLTQRIGSVAAASAVALVVGEVVTLGQTVALARLLSPAEVGMFAAGTVLTMLLTTFVEGGLRAGLVQRADRVEDAAETVFRASFVNGIVMTLGAVAAAPLIGLVFHNHTVGLIAASTSGFLLIFSLTNVPEGLLQREFSVKRRIIVGPAVSVSFAVVAITMAALGFGVWSMVAGTYVSYVVWVALTWWLAKWRPGRGRASWRLWRELARYGSPVVVNLLGARAQGMIEAAVVGRGLSSAALGHFRYGQRIAQIPVRFIVEVGAFSLFPAFSRIAEDPDRSRLAGAYLRAIRLATVGAAALSGLVIALGQPAVVLVFGEPWREAGAVVMAMAGLGLGKAWMSVSEEAIKGAGRTGLLNWQTAVELVLGISLLLAGIHFFGLIGVGLATSVTVLLVAVVVTGMARSVIGVPLLAFLRAAVPPLPAGAIALAVCWWLEHQVLQADTRSIALGIGVLFVDVAAFAVVYLLALSVLAPSVVRGFARLVIRLASRLIARNGKSGNPITVNAEPRISRETN; encoded by the coding sequence ATGCATAGGTTCGACGGGAATCCTCCGGATCGAGCCACGGTCCGGGCCTACGATCTGATCTGGCGGCACATCCACGATGCGCCGACCGAACAGCTGCCGATCATCGACGGGCCGCTACCGTCGGGGCTGGGGCGGGTGCGTTCGCGCGCGGCCGAGATCGCGCGCTCGGATACGGGGGAGTTCACGCCGGTCGGGGGACAGGGGGTGGCGGAATCCGTTGCGGTAGCGACGGGTATGCCTGGGGCGGAACAGGATCCGTCAGCCGAACGAAGTTTGCCGGGGGACCGGGACCTGTCCCGGAGTGCGGCCCATCCTGCCGAAAAGAATCTGACTCAGCGGATCGGTAGTGTTGCGGCGGCCTCGGCGGTCGCGCTGGTGGTGGGAGAGGTTGTCACGCTCGGGCAGACCGTGGCCCTCGCTCGGCTGCTGAGTCCCGCCGAGGTGGGCATGTTCGCGGCCGGGACCGTGCTCACCATGCTGCTGACGACTTTCGTCGAGGGCGGTCTGCGGGCCGGGCTGGTGCAGCGCGCCGACCGGGTCGAGGACGCGGCCGAGACGGTGTTCCGTGCCTCGTTCGTCAATGGAATCGTCATGACGCTCGGTGCTGTGGCGGCCGCACCGCTGATCGGGCTGGTGTTCCACAATCACACCGTCGGCCTGATCGCCGCGAGCACCTCCGGGTTCCTGCTCATCTTCTCGCTCACCAATGTGCCGGAGGGCCTGCTGCAGCGGGAGTTCAGTGTGAAGCGCCGGATCATCGTGGGACCCGCGGTGTCGGTGAGCTTCGCGGTGGTTGCTATCACCATGGCGGCCTTGGGATTCGGCGTGTGGAGCATGGTCGCGGGCACCTATGTGTCCTATGTGGTGTGGGTCGCCCTGACCTGGTGGCTGGCCAAATGGCGGCCCGGGCGCGGGCGCGCGTCGTGGCGGCTGTGGCGCGAACTCGCCCGCTACGGATCGCCGGTGGTGGTGAACCTGCTGGGCGCTCGCGCGCAGGGCATGATCGAGGCCGCCGTGGTCGGTCGCGGGCTCAGTTCCGCGGCACTCGGGCACTTCCGGTACGGGCAGCGCATCGCGCAGATCCCGGTTCGCTTCATTGTGGAAGTCGGTGCGTTCTCGCTGTTTCCGGCCTTCTCCCGGATCGCCGAGGATCCGGACAGGAGCCGGCTGGCGGGCGCGTACCTGCGGGCCATCCGGCTGGCCACGGTCGGCGCGGCGGCGCTGAGCGGACTGGTCATCGCGCTCGGGCAGCCCGCGGTGGTGCTGGTCTTCGGCGAGCCGTGGCGCGAGGCCGGTGCGGTCGTGATGGCCATGGCCGGGCTGGGGCTGGGCAAGGCGTGGATGAGCGTGAGCGAGGAAGCCATCAAGGGCGCGGGCCGCACCGGCCTGCTGAACTGGCAGACCGCGGTCGAACTCGTCCTCGGAATCAGTCTGCTGCTGGCCGGAATCCACTTCTTCGGGCTCATCGGTGTCGGCCTGGCCACCTCGGTGACAGTGCTCCTTGTCGCCGTGGTCGTCACCGGCATGGCGCGCTCGGTGATCGGCGTCCCGCTGCTGGCCTTCCTGCGCGCCGCCGTGCCGCCGCTGCCCGCGGGCGCCATCGCGCTGGCGGTGTGCTGGTGGCTCGAACATCAAGTCCTGCAGGCGGATACGCGATCCATCGCGCTCGGCATCGGCGTCCTGTTCGTGGACGTCGCGGCCTTCGCCGTGGTGTATCTGCTGGCCCTGTCCGTGCTCGCTCCGAGTGTCGTACGCGGGTTCGCCCGCTTGGTCATCCGGTTGGCAAGCCGCCTTATCGCACGTAACGGCAAGTCCGGGAATCCGATAACCGTGAACGCCGAACCCCGAATCTCGAGGGAGACGAATTGA